The nucleotide window ATTCCCATGGATTCTGTAAAGAGAAACAGAGGCAGAATAGCTTTAATAATTGATGATTTCGGCGACAGGTGGGACTCATTTACAAGATCTTTCGCCGATCTTGGAATCCATCTTACAGTCTCTGTTTTGCCGGGCAGGAAAAAAAGCTCTGATGTTGCAAGGGGAATGAACAAGCTGAACTGTGAAGTTATTCTGCATCTTCCCATGGAACCGATCAGCGAGAAATTTCCAAAAGACGGATTAATAATTTTTGATGACATGAAAAGATTTGATATATTAAATATAATTCAGCGTTCTCTTGACGATGTTCCGAATGCAAAGGGCGTTAATAATCATATGGGTTCAAAGGTTACGCAAAACAGCAGAGTAATGGAGATTATTCTCAGAGACCTAAAAAAAAGGGGCCTCTATTTTGTTGACAGCAGAACCACAGCAAAAACAGTTGCGTATCAAATTGCGAGAAGTATAAATATTCCTTGTACAAAAAGAGATATTTTTATTGATTATGAAAAAGACGGGGACACAATTCGAAAACAATTATGGAATCTGGCACGCAAGTCAGAGAAGAGAGGATTTGCGATAGGTATCGGACATTCACGGCCCCTGACTCTGAAAATTCTGCAGCAGGAGGTGGGGAAGATTCAGGCAAAGGGGTATCGGTTTGTTTTTGTATCGGATGTTCTGCATTAAAATTTTATAAGGAGGAGATAAAAGATGGCACGGCTGGGAGTGAACGTTGAAAATGCTGCTCTTTTGAGGAAAGGAGCAAAGACAGGAGAACCTGATCCTGTAAGTATTGCTGTGCTGGCTGAATTAGGCGGTGCTGACGGTATTGTTTGCAGGCTTAGAAAAGAATCTCCCCTTATAACAGAGAGGGATATAAGATTGTTAAGGGAAGTAGTTAAAACTCATTTAAATATTCAGATTGCTCCGGAACAGGAACTTTTGTCTACTGCTTTGAGTATCGGCCCTGATATGATAACTCTAATGCCTGAAAAGAGAGCAGGGTCAACAGAGGGAGGAGGGTTTGATATTTTAGGGCATATGTCCAGGTTTGAGAAAGTTATAAATGAAATAAGAGCTCACGGTATTGTTGTAAGCATTGTAGTTGATCCTGTGTTTCAGCAGGTAAAGGCTGCTGCCAAAGCAGGAGCGGATTATATTGAACTTCAGATGTCGAGATATGCAGAGGCAGAAGATCTGACAGAAAGGGAAGATCAGGTTGAAGCTGTGCGGTCGGTTGCAATCGGTGCGGTAAAAATAGGAATGGGTGTTTCTGCAGGGACCGGCCTGGATTATCACAATGTCAGTGAAATTACTGCTATTGAAAGTATTGAGGAAGTGAACATAGGCCATGCGGTTTTATCCCGTGCAATGTCAATCGGAATGGATTCAGCAGTAAGGGATATGGTAGCTTTGGTTCATTGATAATGATATAAAGAAATATTTGTAAAAATTTTTAGCATTATTTTTGTGAAAAGAGTTTGCTTTTTTCAATTGATATAATTATTTTCTTTTGGTTTTATTTAGATGATGTCCGGTTCATCTGCAGGGCATAATCTTATTAACAATTCATTTTCTTCAATCCTTATGCATCTAATGCATGTGCTGAAAGAAAGTAAATTTTTATAAATTAAAGAAGGAGCATATTGCAAATGAAAAAGTTTAAAAAAGCTACAATGGACGGTAATACAGCTGCCGCTCATGTTGCCTATGCTTTTAGCGATGTGGCTGCTATATATCCTATTACACCATCATCACCTATGGGGGAGTATGCAGATTTATGGGCAGCAACAGGCAGAACGAATATTTTTGGGCAAACAGTTGACGTAATTGAAATGCAGTCAGAAGCGGGCGCTTCAGGTGCTGTGCACGGCTCTCTGTCAGCAGGTGCACTCACTACAACATTTACAGCTTCTCAGGGGCTTATGCTTATGCTTCCCAATATGCATAAGATTGCAGGAGAGATGCTTCCAGCGGTTTTTCATGTTTCAGCGCGTTCCCTTGCATGCCAGTCGCTCTCTATTTTTGGTGATCATTCTGATGTGATGTCTGCAAGAAATACCGGATGGGGGATGATATTTGCGGGTTCGATTCAGGAAATTATGGATCTTGCCGGAGTTGCTCATCTTTCCAGTCTTAAATCAAGAATCCCTTTTATCCACATTTTTGACGGTTTCAGAAATTCCCACGAAATACAGAAAATAGATGTTATTGATTATGAATCATTTGCTGAAATGGTGGATATGAAATATGTTGAGGATTTCAGGAGCAGGGCACTCAATCCGGAAAATCCGAGAGTTAAAGTCGGTGCGCAGAATCCTGATGTATATTTTCAGGGAAGAGAAACAGTAAATAAATATTATGATGCTGCACCTCAAATTGTCCAGGAGTACATGGACCTTATTGCAAAATATACAGGAAGAAGTTATCATCTTTTCGATTACATTGGTACACCTGACGCAGAGAAGGTTATTATTGCAATGGGCAGCGGATGTGAAACAATTGAAGAGACTGTAAACTATCTTGTAAAAGAACGCGGAGAAAAAGTCGGGCTTATAAAAGTCAGGCTTTACAGGCCTTTCTCAGTTGAACATTTGATAAAAGCCCTTCCTGAATCAGTCAAAAAGATTGCTGTGCTTGACAGGACAAAGGAACCCGGCTCAATAGGAGAGCCGCTCTATCTTGACGTTGTTTCTTCTCTGAAGGATAAAAAAGATATTACAATTATTGGCGGGCGTTACGGGCTGTCTTCAAAAGAGTTCACCCCGTCAATGGTAAAAGCTGTTTACGATCATCTTGATGAAGGATGTTTCCATAATTTCACTGTAGGTATTACGGATGATGTAACAAAACTTTCCATACCTGTTAAGGAGCACATTAACACTCTTCCAGAAGGTACAATAAGCTGTAAGTTCTGGGGCCTGGGATCAGACGGAACAGTCGGTGCAAACAAGAATTCCATAAAGATTATAGGTGATAATACTGATATGTTTGCACAGGGATATTTCCAATACGATTCAAAAAAATCAGGAGGTATCACAAGAAGCCATCTGCGTTTCGGAAAGTCTCCTATTCAGTCTGAGTATCTGGTTTTTAACGCTGATTTTGTTGCGTGCCATAATCCTGCATTTATAGGACGGTATGATATCCTTGAAGGTATTAAAGACAACGGAATCTTTTTGCTGAACTCTCATTGGTCAGGAGAAGAAGTATTTGAACATCTTACAAAAGATATGCAGCAGACAATCATTGAAAAGAAGATAAAATTCTACAACATCAATGCTCTTGATATTGCAAAGGGAGTCGGCCTCGGTGGCAGGATTAATACTGTTATGCAGGCTGCATTCTTTATTATCTCCAGTGTACTTGAAAGAGACAAGGCAATTGAGCTTATAAAAAAGGCCATAGAGAAAAGCTACATGAAGAAGGGTGAGAATGTTGTAAAGAATAACTGGGCTGCAGTTGATCGTACTGCTGAAGCTCTTCAGGAGATACCGGTTCCGGATTCATTGCCTGAGAAATTTACTGAAATGAAAAAGCTTGTACCGGACGGTTCCAACGAATTTATTCAGAATGTTATTGAACCCATTATGCGGGAAAAAGGAGATTCTGTTCCTGTTTCACAGATGCCGTACGACGGATTTGTACAATCAGGAACAACTGCACTTGAAAAACGCGGTGTTTCACCAATGGTGCCTCACTGGATAAGCGATAAGTGTATTCAGTGCGGTCAGTGCTCAATTGTATGCCCTCATGCGGCAATCAGAGTAAAGCTTATTGACAGGGATAATCTAAACAATGCACCAGCATCTTTCAACACAATCAAGGCATTAAGTAAAGACGGTGAAAAGCATGATTACAAAGTACAGGTATTTATTGAAGATTGTGTCGGTTGTGTAGACTGTGTGAATGAGTGTCCTACACAGGCTCTTGAGATGAGACCTCTTGAAGGTGAACGCAAACTTGGCGAGGATGACAATGTTGTGTTTTTCCTCAACCTGCCTGAAGATGTACTCAGCACGGTTATCAAGGAGACAACTGTAAAGGGAAGCCAGTTTAAACAGCCTCTTATGGAGTTTTCAGGAGCATGTGCAGGCTGCGGCGAAACCCCTTATGTGAAATTAGCTACACAGCTTTTCGGCGACAGGATGATTGTTGCAAATGCAACCGGGTGCAGCTCTATCTGGGGCGGAACATTCCCGACAATTCCTTACACAAAAAACAAGGACGGCCGCGGTCCTGCGTGGGCAAATTCTCTTTTTGAGGACAATGCAGAATACGGATTCGGAATGCGGCTAGCTGTTGATTCCAACAGAAAACAGCTTAATTACAATATTAAAAAGGCGCTTGAGCAGGGTGTAAGCGGAGATATCGGCGATCTTTTCAAAAAAGCATTGGATTTATGGGATAGTGTCAGTGATGAATCAAAAACAAATGCGGATAATATCAGAAATATTTTATCCGGAGAGCTTGAAAAAGCGCATGGTGATTTAAAATCAACATTAGTGCGTATTAAAGAACTTGATAGCTACTTTGTGGATAAAAGCGTATGGTGCTTCGGCGGTGACGGATGGGCATACGACATTGGTTACGGAGGCCTGGACCATGTAATGGCTTCCGGAAGGAATGTGAATGTTTTAGTTCTGGATACTGAAGTGTATTCAAATACAGGCGGCCAGGCTTCAAAGGCAACACCTCTCGGTTCTGTAGCTAAATTTGCAGAAGCAGGGAAAAAGACTGTTAAGAAAGACCTCGGCCTTATGATGATGAGCTACGGCTATGTCTATGTGGCCTCAGTTGCAATGGGTGCCAATAAAAACCAGCTTATGAAAGCAATGGTAGAAGCTGAAGCATATGATGGGCCATCTATTATTATTGCTTATGCTCCATGTATCAATCACGGATTTGATATGGCCCATACTCAGGATGAAGAGAAAAAATCCGTTGATACAGGGTATTGGCTTCTGTACAGATATAATCCTCAATTAAAAAATGAGGGGAAAAATCCTCTGATACTTGATTCAAAAGAGCCGAAGCTTCCTCTTAAAGATTTTCTTGAAGGTGAAAGGCGCTATGCATCCTTAAAGCAGACATTCCCGGAGAAAGTAGACGGTTATTGGGAAGAGTTTGCAAAGTTTGCAGCTGAACGGTATCAGATGTACAAGAGGCTTTCAGAGTAATGTCTGTAAAATAAATAAAAAGCAGGTCCCCCTTAAGGTGAAAAGCCAGAGGGGGACTTTTAATTTTGAGAAAAAAGTCCGTTTAAACGGAGAGGAGAGAGCTATGAAACGTTATATTTTTATTTCTGTCCTTGTTGTCCTTTTTATTATTTCGGGATGTACTTCAAAACATTCCGTTGATGAGAGATTACCTTTTGTAATAACTGACAGCAGCGGCCAAAACAAAATTTGTTTCGATGAACTGATTAAAAGGCTGCAGTCAAGTGATATGGTTTCTGTTGGAGAGATCCATACTGACAGCCTTACACATGTGCTTGAGTATGAAATTCTAAAAGCCCTTTATTCAAAAAACCAATCTACAGCAATTGCACTTGAGATGTTTGAAAGGGACGTACAGAATGCACTTAATGACTATCTTGCAGGGAAAATTGATGAAGATACTTTTCTCAAACATTCCAGACCCTGGGGTAATTATAAAACTGCATACAAACCGCTTATTGAGTTTGCAAAAACAAACGGCCTCCCTGTTATTGCAATGAATGTGCCGAGAAGATATGCAGCAATAGTTGCACGGAAAGGCGGAAAGGGCCTTGAGACAGTAAGTGATTCTGAAAAAGTATGGATTGCAAAAACATTAAAAGCTCTTGATGACGATTACAGGAAGAGGTTTATCTCTCTTATGACCGGAGGAGACAAAC belongs to bacterium and includes:
- a CDS encoding divergent polysaccharide deacetylase family protein produces the protein MKEPAKIIPVDYPAAEILKSAVDDVCLDFDIIPSKSINIRNRKEEWKIKVPQDLPVVNFHLALKERINRIPAKIINATSDPVSGRVRVNVGYKDSAYFDVLLIPMDSVKRNRGRIALIIDDFGDRWDSFTRSFADLGIHLTVSVLPGRKKSSDVARGMNKLNCEVILHLPMEPISEKFPKDGLIIFDDMKRFDILNIIQRSLDDVPNAKGVNNHMGSKVTQNSRVMEIILRDLKKRGLYFVDSRTTAKTVAYQIARSINIPCTKRDIFIDYEKDGDTIRKQLWNLARKSEKRGFAIGIGHSRPLTLKILQQEVGKIQAKGYRFVFVSDVLH
- a CDS encoding pyridoxine 5'-phosphate synthase, with amino-acid sequence MARLGVNVENAALLRKGAKTGEPDPVSIAVLAELGGADGIVCRLRKESPLITERDIRLLREVVKTHLNIQIAPEQELLSTALSIGPDMITLMPEKRAGSTEGGGFDILGHMSRFEKVINEIRAHGIVVSIVVDPVFQQVKAAAKAGADYIELQMSRYAEAEDLTEREDQVEAVRSVAIGAVKIGMGVSAGTGLDYHNVSEITAIESIEEVNIGHAVLSRAMSIGMDSAVRDMVALVH
- the nifJ gene encoding pyruvate:ferredoxin (flavodoxin) oxidoreductase — encoded protein: MKKFKKATMDGNTAAAHVAYAFSDVAAIYPITPSSPMGEYADLWAATGRTNIFGQTVDVIEMQSEAGASGAVHGSLSAGALTTTFTASQGLMLMLPNMHKIAGEMLPAVFHVSARSLACQSLSIFGDHSDVMSARNTGWGMIFAGSIQEIMDLAGVAHLSSLKSRIPFIHIFDGFRNSHEIQKIDVIDYESFAEMVDMKYVEDFRSRALNPENPRVKVGAQNPDVYFQGRETVNKYYDAAPQIVQEYMDLIAKYTGRSYHLFDYIGTPDAEKVIIAMGSGCETIEETVNYLVKERGEKVGLIKVRLYRPFSVEHLIKALPESVKKIAVLDRTKEPGSIGEPLYLDVVSSLKDKKDITIIGGRYGLSSKEFTPSMVKAVYDHLDEGCFHNFTVGITDDVTKLSIPVKEHINTLPEGTISCKFWGLGSDGTVGANKNSIKIIGDNTDMFAQGYFQYDSKKSGGITRSHLRFGKSPIQSEYLVFNADFVACHNPAFIGRYDILEGIKDNGIFLLNSHWSGEEVFEHLTKDMQQTIIEKKIKFYNINALDIAKGVGLGGRINTVMQAAFFIISSVLERDKAIELIKKAIEKSYMKKGENVVKNNWAAVDRTAEALQEIPVPDSLPEKFTEMKKLVPDGSNEFIQNVIEPIMREKGDSVPVSQMPYDGFVQSGTTALEKRGVSPMVPHWISDKCIQCGQCSIVCPHAAIRVKLIDRDNLNNAPASFNTIKALSKDGEKHDYKVQVFIEDCVGCVDCVNECPTQALEMRPLEGERKLGEDDNVVFFLNLPEDVLSTVIKETTVKGSQFKQPLMEFSGACAGCGETPYVKLATQLFGDRMIVANATGCSSIWGGTFPTIPYTKNKDGRGPAWANSLFEDNAEYGFGMRLAVDSNRKQLNYNIKKALEQGVSGDIGDLFKKALDLWDSVSDESKTNADNIRNILSGELEKAHGDLKSTLVRIKELDSYFVDKSVWCFGGDGWAYDIGYGGLDHVMASGRNVNVLVLDTEVYSNTGGQASKATPLGSVAKFAEAGKKTVKKDLGLMMMSYGYVYVASVAMGANKNQLMKAMVEAEAYDGPSIIIAYAPCINHGFDMAHTQDEEKKSVDTGYWLLYRYNPQLKNEGKNPLILDSKEPKLPLKDFLEGERRYASLKQTFPEKVDGYWEEFAKFAAERYQMYKRLSE
- a CDS encoding ChaN family lipoprotein, which translates into the protein MKRYIFISVLVVLFIISGCTSKHSVDERLPFVITDSSGQNKICFDELIKRLQSSDMVSVGEIHTDSLTHVLEYEILKALYSKNQSTAIALEMFERDVQNALNDYLAGKIDEDTFLKHSRPWGNYKTAYKPLIEFAKTNGLPVIAMNVPRRYAAIVARKGGKGLETVSDSEKVWIAKTLKALDDDYRKRFISLMTGGDKPMPMAHMNPQKMYEAQCIKDDTMAESIDNFLKKNPGMKIITYEGDFHSDYRLGIVKKVLLLRPELKVSVVSVVPVENLDSINYDENKGRGDFIIFVKSGKEKSL